The DNA sequence GCCGGGACCCGGGCAGCGAGGTCCCTCAGGGGCTCACCGCTCAGCCGGCAAATCCTCCACTCGTCCAGGAACTCCACGCCGAGGGACTTGTAGAAGTCGATCGTCGGCTCGTTCCAGGCAAGGACCCACCATTCGAAGCGCTCGTAGCCTCTGCGTTCACAGATCGCTGCCAGCGAGGCGAGCAGAGCCTTGCCGTGTCCACCGCCACGGGCGGGCGGACGTACGTAGAGATCCTCCAGGTGCATGCCGCGCGTACCGGTCCACGTCGAGAAAAGCGGGAACCACAGGGCAAACCCGACGGCCTCACCCGTTTCGTCGTCCTCGGCGATCAGTACGAAGGCGGCGGGATGCTCTCCGAACAGCGCCTCGCGAAGCTGCTCCTCGGTCGCCCGAACCTGCTCAATGGCCCGTTCGTATTCGGCGAGTTCACGGATCATCGCGCGGATCGTCGCGACGTCGTTCACGGTGGCGGCACGGATCATGCCGGAGATCATCGGTCACCGTACCGACCGTGTCCATCCAATTCCGCCCTTCTCGGCGGCCTTTGGTCTCCCGCAGGGGAGAGTCCGACATCAGCACCATCTCGTCCATGCCCCGGATCATGGCCGACCGCCCTGGCCGACCCGGACCCAAGGTTCCCTGAATTCGTGGTGATTGTGTTCACGCGGTAAACGGTGGCCGGGGACTGTTGACGTCCCGTAGGTTCTGGAACGTCCACCCGGAGGTCGAACACCCTGGCGGGTGGGCCCACGGGGGAAGGTCAGCAGCACTCGGCTCCCGTCTCGGCCCGCGTGGCCGAGGCGTTGTCCGGGGTGCTCTGCGACAGCGGGCGAGTGGAGATCACATCATCCGGCGGTCAGTCTCCCGCCGGACGGAATGTCGATCCCCTGGGAGATACCCCCTGCCCCGCCGCCCGCATCTGTGGCCGATCCCCCTGCTGTGGACCCTTGCCCTCGGGCTGTGGGGGCTGTCCCGGCAGGACAGTCTGTGGCGGGACGAGGCCGCGACCTGGCAGGTGGCCCGCCGGCCCGTCGGCGACATCTGGCACATGCTGGGCAACGTCGACTCCGTGCACGGGCTCTACTACCTGCTGATGCACGGCCTCTTCCAATGGTTCGGGGCC is a window from the Streptomyces sp. NBC_00299 genome containing:
- a CDS encoding GNAT family N-acetyltransferase — its product is MIRAATVNDVATIRAMIRELAEYERAIEQVRATEEQLREALFGEHPAAFVLIAEDDETGEAVGFALWFPLFSTWTGTRGMHLEDLYVRPPARGGGHGKALLASLAAICERRGYERFEWWVLAWNEPTIDFYKSLGVEFLDEWRICRLSGEPLRDLAARVPAVLHRPSAS